In Pantoea cypripedii, the DNA window CTGATTAAAAAAGTTGGCTTCATCAGCAGAGAGATGATCCAGGCTGTTATTGGTCGCAGTTTTTGCAGCTTTCAACGCATTCATGGCTGCCGGGCTGTTATTACCGTAGGGATCGGCTACTATCAGTATCTGCCCAGGTTTTGCCCAGGCGACATCCGCATTCAATTGCAAAAAGTAATTGGCTGCCGCAATATTGCGGTTTCCGAACAGAAACATCGCCTGTTCTGTCAGTCTGCCGGGACGTTGCACCACACAAAAACCCGGTTCAACCATGCTATTTCCGCTCATCACAATATCCTTTTGCTATTAAATGCAGTTATTTTTTTAATATCGAATAAAGCGGCCCCGTAAGGCCGCCTTATAAAACGATTACGACTCTTTGTTCTCTTTAATATTCCAGCCAGCGCTGCTCTCAGCACCTTTGCCACCAGAAGAACTTTGCTCCCAGTATTGCTGTTTCACTTTCGCTGCCTGGAAACCGTAGGTCACAGCCAGAGTATCGCCATTGGCAGCACCGGTGTAATCCAGACGAGAAACCAGCACGTCCTCCAGCGTGATACGCGCATATTCAACCTGAGAACCACCCGCTTTGCACACGGACAGTTCCACTTTAGTCACGTGTTTACCGTTGGCACAGTACTTCAGAATAGCGGAGGTGGATTTATCGATCAGAGCATTTACGCTCAGATCGTTAAAATTCACTTTCCCGGCACCGCCGCCGCCACCTACCGCCATATTACCAGGCTGAGTTGCTCCCCAGTTGAAGGAGGTAATATCAGTCCAGCCGGTGTGATTAGAGTCTTTTGACTCGCCCGTCACACCATCAACTTTTAAAAACATATCAATAGCCATAATTATCTTCTCTTGCTTGATTTACGTTTTGCTTTGAAAAAGCATCGTTATGGCAAACAGGAAAGCATGGGGCTGAATAAAACAGTCCATATTTTACCTCTGCCTCGTGTTCTGAATAGCGCTACATGTGTTATTCAGAGGGGTTCTTATTACTTACACAGGTAATAAGAATGCGGCTCAGAGAAACAGGAAAGCTGATTCTCTGAATAATTCCATATTAATAATGCAAGTCCGTTTTACCCTTAACCGCGTAACTCTTATTTATCGTTCGATTTCAGTGAAGGCAGTTTTGATACCAGTCGCAGTGATACCGTCAGACCTTCCAGCTGGTAATGCGGACGCAGGAAGAATTTCGCAGCGTAATAGCCCGGATTGTCTTCCTGCTCTTCAACATTGACTTCGGCTGCCGCCAGCGGCTTACGCGATTTGGTTTCCTGTGATGAGTTAGCCGGATCACCGTCAACATAGTTCATCACCCAATCATTCAGCCAGCGCTCCATCTCATCGCGCTCACGGAAAGAACCAATTTTGTCGCGCACGATGCACTTCAGGTAGTGTGCAAAGCGGCAGCAGGCAAACAGATACGGCAGGCGAGCCGCCAGACGCGCATTGGCTGTGGCGTCAGGGTCATGATATTCAGCCGGTTTCTGCAACGACTGCGCGCCAATAAAGGCGGCAAAGTCAGAGTTTTTACGGTGTACCAGCGGCATAAACCCATTTTTCGCCAGCTCGGCTTCCCGGCGATCGCTGATGGCAATTTCGGTCGGACATTTCATATCCACGCCGCCATCATCGCTCGGGAAGGTATGGCAGGGCAGATTCTCTACCGCTCCGCCTGATTCCACGCCGCGAATGGAGGTACACCAGCCGTACTCTTTGAACGAGCGGTTAATGTTGGCCGCCATCGCATACGCCGCGTTGCTCCAGGCGTAATTGTTATGATCGGAACCGTCGGTCTTTTCTTCGAAATCAAAGCTGTCGACCGGATTGGTGCGGATACCATACGGCAAACGCGCAAGAAAACGCGGCATCACCAGGCCGAGGTAACGCGAATCTTCCGATTCACGCAGGCTGCGCCAGGCCGCGTATTCGGTGTTCTGGAAAATCTTGGTCAGATCGCGTGGGTTAGCCAGTTCCTGCCAGGACTCCATCTGCATGACTTCTGGTGCCGCACCGGTGATAAATGGGCAGTGCGCGGCCGCGCCAATACGCGCCATTTCACCCAGCAGCTCCACGTCCTGCGGGCCGTGATCGAAGTAGTAATCGCCCACCAGGCAACCAAAGGGTTCACCACCAAACTGACCATATTCCTGCTCATAGACTTTCTTGAACAGCGGGCTGCGATCCCAGCCAACGCCTTTGTAGCGCTTCAGGGTGCGTCCCAGCTCCTGCTTGGAGATGCTCATAAAACGGATTTTCAGCATCTCATCCGTTTCGGTGTTGTTCACCAGATAATTCAGACCACGCCATGCACTTTCCAGTTTCTGAAATTCATCGTGATGAATAATCTGGTTAATCTGCTGCGATAATTTCTCGTCAATTTCCGCGATCAGCGACTGAATGGTGCGATATGAATCGTTTGAGATGGTCACGGTATTTTCCAGCGCCTGATGCGCCAGAGTTTTTACCGCGCTTTCTACCGCTTCCCGTGCCTGATCGTTTTTCGGGCGAAACTCTTTACTGAGCAACGCGCTAAACTCATCCTGGCTGAAGCTGGTGCCACCCTGTAATTGTTGCTGTTCGGTGCTCTGACTCATGATTACTCCTCCTTCCCTTCTGCTGCGTCCGCCTGTTTTGGCAGATGCGTCAGCGCCTGCAACAGCGTGGGATCATGCAGAATCTTGCCAATTAACTCTTCCGCACCGTTTTTGCCATCCATATAAGTCAGCAGGTTGGCGAGTTGCGTACGTGCTTCCAGCAGTTTGTTGAGCGGTTCAACATGACGGGCAATCGCATCGGGTGAGAAATCATCCATGCTTTCGAAAGTCAGTTCGATATTGAGTTTGCCTTCACCGCTCAGGGTGTTATCCACCTGGAACGCCGCACGAGGCTTCATCGCCTTCATGCGCTCGTCAAAATTATCAATATCGATCTCAAGGAATTTACGATCATCAACGGCTGCCTGCGGTTCCAGCGGCTTGCCTGCGAGGTCTGCCAGCACGCCCATGACGAACGGCAGCTGAATTTTGCGTTCCGCGCCATAGATCTCCACGTCATATTCGATCTGTACGCGAGGCGCGCGATTGCGGGCGATAAATTTCTGCCCACTGGATTTCATTGTGGCCATGGTTTTCTCCATAAATGATGCGCGGGTAAAGCGCAGGTCTCACTGCGTGATGAAGAGATAAACGCGCGTTAGTTACGGCGTCCGAAAATATTTTCCAACTGGTGAACCCCGTCCGGGGCCAGATCACGGATGATGTCCATAAAGTCGAGCTCGATCAGTCGTTGCACACGGTCAATCATCAGCGGTGCCGGATGGCTGGGCTCGTGCTGGCTGAAGTATTGCTTTACCTTTTCCAGCATCAGTTGCGCATCCGCTCGCGTGCCGAGTTGCGCGCTGCGCCAGTCAGGGGCGTTGCGTGTGGCACCAGAGGAAACAGCAGGGGAAGATTCATCTCCGGCCTGCTCACCGGGGCTGTCAGGCTGTATCGCCCCCAGTTCAGCGGGCTGAGCCAGCCCTGCCAGCAGCGCAAAACTTTTCTGTAGCTGCGCCATATCTGGCGCGGCGGTTTCATCCAGACGCTCCACCAGGATGTCGTGGATGGCTTGCAGACGCGCATTAATGTTCAACACCGCTTCCGCCGCAGGTTGACCTGGCTGTGCCAGTTCATCGCGCAAGCGCGCCATGCCGCCTGGGTAATCAGCAATTTCCGCTTTGCTGCCGTCGCACAGTGCGGCAGCATCGCGCAGGATGATGCCATCCGACGCATGGCGTAACAGCCAGGCCTGACGTACCGCCGCTGTCAGTGAAGAGTGGTCACCCAGCACCGCCAGCGCGTTAATACGGTAGAAAGGGTCCTGCTCGCCATCCTCTTCCAGACGAGGCCAGAGCGGTTCCCAATACAACAGCAGGGCTTGTTCAATCAGTTTCAGCCCCTGGGCATAACCCGGCAGCCCCTGGAGATTTGCCCACGCCTGCGTCAGTGCCAGTATCACGCGCAAATCTTTGCTGCGACTCAGCAACTCAGTCGCCAGTTTTTCTACCCGGTTCCAGTCGGCCGCTTCTGCCGGGATGATGGTGTCACCAAATTGCTGTTCAGCCTTACCGGCGCTGGCCTGTTCCATCGCCTGATAATCTGCGTGGTATTCCAGGTTTTCACCGCAGGGATGGTCATTGCTGACCGGTGCCAGCAGCTCCTCAATAGTCATCGTCATGCCGGTACACCTCAGGATTCAAACATCGGGGGATAAAGCCCGTTTCGTCCGGGTTTCGCGCCGCCTGCGGGATCAAACAGCAGCGAAAACAACTGCGCGGTAAAGTTGCCACTATGCACATGGGTGTACAGCGGGAATCCGTCGCTCTGATTTGTCCACCAGAAACTGGTGTAAAACTGCGGGTCGAAGCTGTCGGCAGGCAGTTGCCAGCTCAGGGTCGAGACACTTCCCCCTTCCCCGATAATCGCCAGAATGTCGGATGGTTCTCCACTCGCCTGCTGCTGTGGCTGCGGGATACTGAATAATGCCTGATCCAGTTGCTCCGGCGTGCTGCCGTCCCGCACCACCCGCAATAAGGTGTTGCCGACCTGCTGATACCAGTCACCGGACTGGGCGAGCAGCGTCGATGACCATTCCGCAGGGCTAAAATGGCGCAACGCGCACAGCGGATAATGACGGCCCACGCTATCGCGCGAGGCAGTCAGACTGCCCATCTGGATGAACTGGCTACCCAGCATCGGCGGCACCACAAAATTCCAGACGGGTGCACTCAGAAAATCACGCGAAGGTGCACCCTCTCCTTCGGTGCTGGTTTGCCAGTGGTGTAAACCCACCTGGAACCAGTTTGACCATTGTCGTAGCAAGGTGTCGGGAAAGCGTCGCTTCACAAAATCACCCGCATTGGGTAGTTTGCCGTACCAGCCGGGTGCTGCGTATTGCGTCATTGTCAGGCTCCAATTCAGGGGCAGCTAAAAGCGGGAAGCTGGAACGGGTTACGAATACTGCCGGGAGTGAACGACAGCGTGACCTGATGGCCCTCAACATTAAAGCTGGCTTCGCGTGTCAGACCCCCCGCATCCGTCAGTCGGGCGCGGTCAAAAAATCGGTTCAGTGCCCAGGGGCCGCTGGTAACCAGTGTCGACGTCGTCCCATTGGTTAAGCCGAGCTGCATACGCACCTGGCTGGTACCGCCAGACCCCGGCCAACTGACCATTTGCACCGCCTGAGGGCCGTGGCTGTAACGCAGAATCTGCCCGTCGACATCAAGCGTCAGGTTAAGGATATCGTTATCCATTTTCACCGTGCGCAGTGTGACGCGGAATGACGGCGTGGTAGCGCCATTGGCAAAGAAGGCATCGCGGATTGATTGCGCCTGCTGGAACGGACGCAACAGCGCTTCGCCACCTGGCAGGGTTTTACCATCAATACCCGGCGTAAAACGCCAGGCTGTGTGGGTGGTATCCACTTTGTTCGCCAGATTGTCGCGGAAGAAGCTATCCATCAGGCCACTGCCGGGCGCAAACATTCTCGCTAAATCATCCGGCGTGACTTCATTGCGGCCACTCCGTACCAGCGGATAACGGCCAGCGATTGCCTGTTGACAGAAGCTGCCTACCTCCATGCGGATGCGCTTGCGCACGTTTTCCATGTCGCGCTGCTGTGCATCGCTGCTGGCCCCGACGGCCATACTTGAGACCATATTTTGCAATGAGCCGGGTAAACGCCCGGCACTCGCCTGCACACGGCTGATTGCATCCCCTGACGGCGGCGGCATACCGCTGTTAGCCGCATCCTGCACTGCCGTGAGATAACGATAAAGATCGTCAATCTGGCGCAGAAAATCGTCCACCGCCAGCACCTTACTGCCCTGCTGCAACGGCTGCGCCAGTTCGATGATGGATGCAAAATGCGCCCCGACTGCCTGCTCTGGAGCAGGCGCGCCCTGGCTTTGTGCCGCATTGGCTTTCGGCGTGCTGAACAGCGCCTGCAGGGTGCGTGTTGCGCTGTTGTCTGAAGACGACGGCTGCTTTTGTGCCGTTTTGTCATCAGCCTGCACGCGCGTGAGGGTCAATATCTTGCTGAGATTCACCACCAGCTGACGCAGCGGTGAATGATTGCCGGAAAGCAGACGCGCCGTGTTGATGCGTTGCGCGAGGTCAGCGCTACTGTTGAGCTGGATATCGCTGAGGAATTGCTCCCACTGGCGGATGTAATCCTGCATATACAGCTGGCGCACCGCCAAATCGGTCTGCTGGCTGTTTTCCTGTTGGCTGGTGCCGCCCAGCACCCACATATCATCCTGGAACAGCGCCTGGGTTACCGGAGCTATTTGTTTATCCACGTGCTGCCAGTACCCCTCCGGCGTGTACAATCCGGACACACCATCATTGACCGACTTGCCACTTTTACGGGAAAAGACCAGTTCGCTTTGCGGGCCACCCAACGCCGCCAGTGTTACCGGAGGTAATGTGCCATCACGTTGCAGCAGACGCTTCAGGCGTCCGTAAACGCGCTGTGATAGCGGCATCTGATTAATCAGCGCCTGCTCGCGCTTTACCAGCGCGTCATCCTTCGCATAGGGCGAGGACTGAATTTGCGTTTCCAGCAGTTGTTGCAGATGCCAGGCCAGTTGTTTCACTTCCTGCTGCGTCACGTTCTGCGGCAGTTCACGCGTGATATTCAGCATCAGCCACGCCTGCAGGAACTTGCCGTCGTAATGCTTCGGCTGGTACAGCATCTGATACGCCTTTAGCGCTTCGTAGCTGTAGTCCGCATCGCTGCCATTATCATTACGTAACCAGCGGGTGATATTCTGCGCCACCTGCGGCATTAGCAGCTGCTTCAGCGCTTTGTTATACAGCGCCTGGGTCGCGTCACTGACTTCAGTACCGCGATATAACCACATGCGACGCGTCAGCGGCGGGTCCTGCAGCGAAAAGTCATTGCTTTCCGGCAGGTGCAAAAGCGTATTGAGATAAGGCACCAGGGCAAAGAGATCGCCTGTCCCCTCTCGTTGCAGCTGTGCACCCAGTTTTTCCACCTCGGGTGTTTTTGCCGCCATTTCCTGCAGGTAAGTTTTATTTTTGCTGTAGCTGGTCAGCCACAGTGCACCGGCGATCAGCACGATAACCAGTAACGCCAGATACCCGGACCACAGACCGGCACGGTTGCGCAGTTCCCACCAGCGGTTGCTGGCCGCCAATCCTGACTCCTGGAACACAACATCTTCGAGCATATCCTTGAGGAAGAAGCTTTGTCCCTTAGGCGGCGGAATCGGTGCATCTTTTCCAACCTGATCCCAGTTGCCGGACTCGCCGTCCCGTTGTCCGGGCAGGTGCAACGCACGGGTCAGTTCCCCCATCACGCGGTCAAATGGCAAACCTTCCTGGGTGCCGCTGGCAAAATAGATGCCGCGCGGCGCAAACTGGGTCTCAAAATCCGAACGGGCAAATAACGTATCCAGCGCCTCCGCCAGATGAGGACGTAAAGCGGCGAACTCCTGCGGGAACAGGTAACTTTCGGCACGTCCCTGCGCATCACTCACCAACGGCAGGGTGTCCGCCAGGCCCGCATCGAGACGTTGCTGCAACAATGAATATTCCTGCTGGAACTGGCTGCTCAGTTCAAAATCAGCCGTTGAAGCCTGCGCCCACGGAAAGGTGAAGCCCCAGATTTGTTCCCGCTGCGCTTTATCCAGCCCGCCAAAGTAGCTGCGAAAGCCCTTCAGCAAATCTGCTTTGGTTACCAGCACATACACCGGAAAACGGATGCCGAGACGATCATGCAGCTCCATCAGGCGCTGACGTAAGGCAACCGACTGATTACGCAGCGCTTCTGGTGTCTGACTTAACAGATCCGCCACGCTAAGGGTGACGATCACGCCGTTGATCGGCTGCCGTCCACGGTACTTACACAGCAGCCCGAGAAAATGGTGCCATTCACTGGCGTCACGCTCCTGCTGGCTCTCCTGGGTGGTGTAACGGCCGGCGGTATCCAGCAGCACCGCTTCGTTGGTAAACCACCAGTCACAATTACGTGTCCCACCAATCCCACGCAGTGCCGCCTTGCCAAACTTATCCGCCAGCGGAAATTGCAGACCAGAATTCACCAGCGCCGTGGTTTTACCGGCACCGGGTGCGCCAATGATCATGTACCACGGCAACTGATACAGATACTGACGGCTGAAACGCTGCGCCCAGAAGGGGGTACCTTTGCTGTTATGGCGCTGGAAATGCGCCTTTTTTAGCATGTCTGTCGCTTCACCAAAGCGACTTGCCAGCACTTGCTCCTCGTTGGTCAGGCGCTTGCGATCCTGCTCTGGTGTATCCGCTGGTGAGGTGTCGAGGCTCGACATCAGCTTGCGGTTCAGCCACATATTGTAGAGACGGGGAATCGCCTGACTCAGGCCCCAAACCAGATAGAGCAATGCAATGCTGATAACACGATTCTGTTCCGGCTCCAGTGGCCGGGAGTCAACAATTGAGAACACCGGGCCAATAACCCAGATAATGAAAGAAAGCGCAGTGATCCCGACAAATCCCCAGGCGAGGCGGCTGGTCAGCACGGCAAAAAGCAGATTCAGCATGGATTAGTTCCCTCTCGCCAGGCCGTTGAGTTCAGCTTGCGTCGCATCCGGGGCCACCAGCAGCGTAATTTCTACGCGGCGGTTACGGGCGCGATTTGCGGCATTGGTGTTTGGCACCAGCGGATTGCTTTCGCCTCGTCCTTCCGCCTTCACCCTCGCTGGCTGCGCCAGCTGCTGTTGCAGCAGGGTCTGGACTGACTGAGCACGCGCCAGAGAGAGTTCATAGTTGGAGGCGAAACGGGCGCTGCGGATCGGGACATTATCGGTGTACCCCACGACCAGTATTTTCCCGCTAACATTGTTCATGGCCGCCGCAATACGCTGGATCACCGCCTCATAGCGGCCACGCACCGTCGTTGCGCCGGAGGTAAACAGGCCATCGCCTTTGAGCGTCACCACACTTTGATCAGCCTCATCACGCACTGCCACCAGACCCGCATCAATTTCCGGTTTCAGGAAGGTTTTCAGGTTAAGTGCCGCAGGGGGTGGCGGTGCCGGATTACGGATTTGGATCTCGGGTAGTGATGTCTGATAAATGCTGGCCAGCACCGGCGTGGTGTAGTCCCCCAGACGCCAGTTCA includes these proteins:
- the tssC gene encoding type VI secretion system contractile sheath large subunit produces the protein MSQSTEQQQLQGGTSFSQDEFSALLSKEFRPKNDQAREAVESAVKTLAHQALENTVTISNDSYRTIQSLIAEIDEKLSQQINQIIHHDEFQKLESAWRGLNYLVNNTETDEMLKIRFMSISKQELGRTLKRYKGVGWDRSPLFKKVYEQEYGQFGGEPFGCLVGDYYFDHGPQDVELLGEMARIGAAAHCPFITGAAPEVMQMESWQELANPRDLTKIFQNTEYAAWRSLRESEDSRYLGLVMPRFLARLPYGIRTNPVDSFDFEEKTDGSDHNNYAWSNAAYAMAANINRSFKEYGWCTSIRGVESGGAVENLPCHTFPSDDGGVDMKCPTEIAISDRREAELAKNGFMPLVHRKNSDFAAFIGAQSLQKPAEYHDPDATANARLAARLPYLFACCRFAHYLKCIVRDKIGSFRERDEMERWLNDWVMNYVDGDPANSSQETKSRKPLAAAEVNVEEQEDNPGYYAAKFFLRPHYQLEGLTVSLRLVSKLPSLKSNDK
- the tssM gene encoding type VI secretion system membrane subunit TssM, with translation MLNLLFAVLTSRLAWGFVGITALSFIIWVIGPVFSIVDSRPLEPEQNRVISIALLYLVWGLSQAIPRLYNMWLNRKLMSSLDTSPADTPEQDRKRLTNEEQVLASRFGEATDMLKKAHFQRHNSKGTPFWAQRFSRQYLYQLPWYMIIGAPGAGKTTALVNSGLQFPLADKFGKAALRGIGGTRNCDWWFTNEAVLLDTAGRYTTQESQQERDASEWHHFLGLLCKYRGRQPINGVIVTLSVADLLSQTPEALRNQSVALRQRLMELHDRLGIRFPVYVLVTKADLLKGFRSYFGGLDKAQREQIWGFTFPWAQASTADFELSSQFQQEYSLLQQRLDAGLADTLPLVSDAQGRAESYLFPQEFAALRPHLAEALDTLFARSDFETQFAPRGIYFASGTQEGLPFDRVMGELTRALHLPGQRDGESGNWDQVGKDAPIPPPKGQSFFLKDMLEDVVFQESGLAASNRWWELRNRAGLWSGYLALLVIVLIAGALWLTSYSKNKTYLQEMAAKTPEVEKLGAQLQREGTGDLFALVPYLNTLLHLPESNDFSLQDPPLTRRMWLYRGTEVSDATQALYNKALKQLLMPQVAQNITRWLRNDNGSDADYSYEALKAYQMLYQPKHYDGKFLQAWLMLNITRELPQNVTQQEVKQLAWHLQQLLETQIQSSPYAKDDALVKREQALINQMPLSQRVYGRLKRLLQRDGTLPPVTLAALGGPQSELVFSRKSGKSVNDGVSGLYTPEGYWQHVDKQIAPVTQALFQDDMWVLGGTSQQENSQQTDLAVRQLYMQDYIRQWEQFLSDIQLNSSADLAQRINTARLLSGNHSPLRQLVVNLSKILTLTRVQADDKTAQKQPSSSDNSATRTLQALFSTPKANAAQSQGAPAPEQAVGAHFASIIELAQPLQQGSKVLAVDDFLRQIDDLYRYLTAVQDAANSGMPPPSGDAISRVQASAGRLPGSLQNMVSSMAVGASSDAQQRDMENVRKRIRMEVGSFCQQAIAGRYPLVRSGRNEVTPDDLARMFAPGSGLMDSFFRDNLANKVDTTHTAWRFTPGIDGKTLPGGEALLRPFQQAQSIRDAFFANGATTPSFRVTLRTVKMDNDILNLTLDVDGQILRYSHGPQAVQMVSWPGSGGTSQVRMQLGLTNGTTSTLVTSGPWALNRFFDRARLTDAGGLTREASFNVEGHQVTLSFTPGSIRNPFQLPAFSCP
- the tssA gene encoding type VI secretion system protein TssA → MTIEELLAPVSNDHPCGENLEYHADYQAMEQASAGKAEQQFGDTIIPAEAADWNRVEKLATELLSRSKDLRVILALTQAWANLQGLPGYAQGLKLIEQALLLYWEPLWPRLEEDGEQDPFYRINALAVLGDHSSLTAAVRQAWLLRHASDGIILRDAAALCDGSKAEIADYPGGMARLRDELAQPGQPAAEAVLNINARLQAIHDILVERLDETAAPDMAQLQKSFALLAGLAQPAELGAIQPDSPGEQAGDESSPAVSSGATRNAPDWRSAQLGTRADAQLMLEKVKQYFSQHEPSHPAPLMIDRVQRLIELDFMDIIRDLAPDGVHQLENIFGRRN
- the tssB gene encoding type VI secretion system contractile sheath small subunit, which translates into the protein MATMKSSGQKFIARNRAPRVQIEYDVEIYGAERKIQLPFVMGVLADLAGKPLEPQAAVDDRKFLEIDIDNFDERMKAMKPRAAFQVDNTLSGEGKLNIELTFESMDDFSPDAIARHVEPLNKLLEARTQLANLLTYMDGKNGAEELIGKILHDPTLLQALTHLPKQADAAEGKEE
- a CDS encoding Hcp family type VI secretion system effector; the protein is MAIDMFLKVDGVTGESKDSNHTGWTDITSFNWGATQPGNMAVGGGGGAGKVNFNDLSVNALIDKSTSAILKYCANGKHVTKVELSVCKAGGSQVEYARITLEDVLVSRLDYTGAANGDTLAVTYGFQAAKVKQQYWEQSSSGGKGAESSAGWNIKENKES
- the tagF gene encoding type VI secretion system-associated protein TagF encodes the protein MTQYAAPGWYGKLPNAGDFVKRRFPDTLLRQWSNWFQVGLHHWQTSTEGEGAPSRDFLSAPVWNFVVPPMLGSQFIQMGSLTASRDSVGRHYPLCALRHFSPAEWSSTLLAQSGDWYQQVGNTLLRVVRDGSTPEQLDQALFSIPQPQQQASGEPSDILAIIGEGGSVSTLSWQLPADSFDPQFYTSFWWTNQSDGFPLYTHVHSGNFTAQLFSLLFDPAGGAKPGRNGLYPPMFES